The window CCGGCATGCGCCGGGACCGATCGAGATCATGCTTCGAAGCACTCCGCGCGGCGCAGTCACGCTCGAAGTGTGTGATACCGCGGCTCATTTCAAGGTCACGCGACCAACCCAGCCCCCGCTCAATGCGGAAAGCGGGCGCGGACTTTATGTCATCTGGCATCTCTGCGGAAACTTGTCGCGCACCAAAACTCCGACCGGTGGCAAGATGAGCGTCGTGTTGCCGGTCGTTCGTTTGCAAACGCGTAACCTAGACGATGGCTCGCAGAAATTGCGCGAGCTCCGGAGTTTGAGGCAAATCGAATAGGTCGTCCGGTCTGCCGATCTCG of the Candidatus Baltobacteraceae bacterium genome contains:
- a CDS encoding ATP-binding protein, giving the protein MEWYFRAADAAKAVSERRAFTKFLRARCTPGSDCQAAEIVFGELVANVVRHAPGPIEIMLRSTPRGAVTLEVCDTAAHFKVTRPTQPPLNAESGRGLYVIWHLCGNLSRTKTPTGGKMSVVLPVVRLQTRNLDDGSQKLRELRSLRQIE